One part of the Marinobacter sp. MDS2 genome encodes these proteins:
- the urtD gene encoding urea ABC transporter ATP-binding protein UrtD, whose amino-acid sequence MSMFEQLTNRERVFEFLEPAQSPVDVRHGPILYMEDVNVSFDGFHAINNLNLTIDDGELRCIIGPNGAGKTTMMDIITGKTRPDNGSVWFGSRHNLLTMNEPEIASLGIGRKFQKPTVFEALTVFENLELAMATNKGIWPTLTAIMKPEHRDRIGEVLETIKLESLCNKPAGILSHGQKQWLEIGMLLMQKPRLLLVDEPVAGMTEQEMERTAELLTSLAGKQSVVVVEHDMGFVRSIARKVTVLHQGSVLAEGTMDQVSNDPEVIKVYLGEEA is encoded by the coding sequence ATGAGCATGTTCGAGCAACTGACTAACCGCGAGCGGGTGTTCGAGTTTCTGGAGCCCGCCCAATCCCCGGTAGACGTGCGCCACGGCCCGATTCTGTACATGGAAGATGTGAACGTGAGCTTCGATGGCTTCCACGCCATTAACAACCTCAACCTCACCATCGACGACGGCGAACTGCGCTGCATCATCGGCCCCAACGGCGCCGGGAAAACCACCATGATGGACATCATCACCGGTAAAACCCGCCCGGATAACGGCTCGGTGTGGTTTGGCAGCCGCCACAACCTGCTGACCATGAACGAGCCGGAAATCGCCAGCCTGGGCATCGGCCGCAAGTTCCAAAAGCCCACCGTGTTTGAAGCCCTCACCGTGTTCGAAAACCTCGAACTGGCGATGGCCACCAACAAAGGCATCTGGCCGACACTCACCGCCATTATGAAGCCGGAGCACCGGGATCGTATTGGCGAAGTGCTTGAAACCATCAAGCTGGAAAGCTTGTGCAACAAACCTGCAGGCATTCTTTCCCACGGCCAGAAACAGTGGCTGGAGATCGGCATGCTGCTGATGCAAAAACCTCGGCTGCTGCTGGTGGACGAGCCGGTAGCCGGCATGACCGAGCAGGAAATGGAACGCACCGCCGAATTGCTCACCAGCCTGGCGGGCAAACAGTCGGTTGTGGTGGTGGAACACGACATGGGTTTTGTGCGCTCCATCGCCCGCAAAGTCACCGTGCTGCACCAAGGCAGCGTGCTGGCGGAAGGCACCATGGACCAGGTGTCGAACGACCCGGAAGTTATCAAAGTGTACCTAGGGGAAGAGGCCTGA
- the urtE gene encoding urea ABC transporter ATP-binding subunit UrtE: MLKIEKLNQYYGESHTLWDLELDIPQGQCTCVMGRNGVGKTTLMKCIMGEESVKNGRMALAGDVELTQKKIEDRSRLGIGYVPQGRQIFPLLTVEENLRTGLAVRKDGSKKIPERIYELFPVLKEMKHRRGGDLSGGQQQQLAIGRALVIEPKLLILDEPGEGIQPNIVAQIGEVIRKLIEEDGLTVLLVEQKLPFARKYADRFAILDRGRRVAEGEIAGLSDELIKKHLTV; encoded by the coding sequence ATGCTCAAGATCGAGAAACTCAACCAATACTACGGCGAAAGCCACACCCTCTGGGATCTGGAACTCGACATCCCCCAAGGCCAATGCACCTGCGTGATGGGGCGCAACGGCGTGGGAAAAACCACGCTGATGAAATGCATCATGGGGGAAGAAAGCGTCAAGAACGGCCGCATGGCGCTGGCGGGGGATGTGGAACTCACCCAAAAGAAAATCGAAGACCGCTCCCGCCTCGGCATTGGCTACGTGCCCCAAGGCCGGCAGATTTTTCCGCTGCTTACTGTAGAAGAAAACCTGCGCACGGGCCTGGCGGTACGAAAAGACGGCAGCAAAAAAATACCCGAACGCATCTACGAGCTGTTCCCGGTGCTCAAGGAAATGAAACACCGCCGCGGCGGCGACCTCTCCGGTGGCCAGCAACAGCAACTCGCGATCGGCCGGGCGCTGGTGATCGAACCGAAACTGCTAATCCTCGACGAGCCGGGTGAGGGCATCCAGCCCAACATCGTGGCCCAGATCGGTGAAGTGATTCGCAAACTGATCGAAGAAGACGGCCTGACGGTACTGCTGGTGGAACAGAAACTCCCGTTCGCGCGCAAATACGCCGACCGCTTCGCCATCCTCGACCGGGGCCGACGAGTGGCGGAAGGGGAAATTGCAGGCTTGAGCGACGAGCTGATCAAAAAGCACCTGACTGTATGA
- a CDS encoding urease accessory protein UreD: MTAYQPIETHSSGHRFDTERRWAASLSLGFESRSEGEAELITRMVRRRHTGPLRVQRPFYPEGKHGCCHVYLLHPPGGLVSGDQLRIEATVAEGGHTLLTTPAAAKLYKADSHGVAWAQHTRLQVAKNATLEYLPQETIAFDGSRGEQTTTIELESGAKTLGWEVLALGRPASELPFATGALEQRFHLSLDGKPIWLERQLLDPTHRRFTGHWGQGGATVQATLWAVGLSDEAAAIEALREQLPDHNRWAVTRRRGVLLLRYLGSERNEAWALCEQAWHLLRPMLTGLPAHTPRIWLT; encoded by the coding sequence ATGACCGCGTACCAACCCATCGAAACCCATAGCTCTGGCCACAGGTTTGACACCGAACGGCGCTGGGCGGCCTCACTGTCCCTCGGCTTCGAATCCCGAAGCGAGGGCGAGGCCGAGCTGATCACCCGCATGGTGCGCCGCCGGCACACAGGCCCATTGCGGGTACAGCGCCCGTTCTATCCGGAAGGCAAACACGGCTGTTGCCACGTGTATCTGTTGCACCCACCGGGCGGTTTGGTCAGTGGTGACCAACTGCGCATCGAAGCCACCGTAGCCGAAGGCGGCCACACCCTGCTGACTACCCCGGCCGCCGCCAAACTCTACAAAGCCGACAGCCACGGCGTGGCTTGGGCGCAGCACACCCGATTGCAGGTGGCGAAAAACGCAACCCTGGAATATCTGCCCCAGGAAACCATCGCCTTCGACGGCTCCCGGGGCGAACAAACCACCACCATTGAACTGGAAAGCGGTGCCAAAACCCTCGGCTGGGAAGTGCTCGCCCTCGGCCGCCCGGCCAGCGAACTGCCCTTCGCCACCGGCGCGCTGGAACAGCGTTTTCACCTCAGCCTCGATGGCAAACCCATATGGTTGGAACGTCAATTACTGGACCCAACCCATCGCCGGTTCACCGGCCACTGGGGGCAGGGCGGTGCCACCGTACAAGCCACACTTTGGGCCGTGGGCCTAAGCGACGAAGCCGCCGCCATCGAAGCCCTGAGAGAACAGCTTCCGGACCACAACCGCTGGGCCGTTACCCGCCGCAGAGGCGTGCTGTTACTGCGCTACCTCGGCTCCGAACGCAACGAAGCCTGGGCCCTTTGCGAACAAGCCTGGCACCTGCTGCGGCCCATGCTCACCGGCTTACCGGCCCATACACCCAGAATCTGGCTCACCTGA
- the ureC gene encoding urease subunit alpha produces the protein MKISRQAYADMYGPTVGDRVRLGDTELWIEVEQDHTHYGDEVKFGGGKVIRDGMGQSQRVDEAVMDTVITNALILDWWGIVKADIGIQKGRIAAIGKAGNPDTQPDVTIVIGPGTEIIAGEGKILTAGGIDPHIHFICPQQVEEALMSGITTMLGGGTGPATGTNATTCTPGAWHMGKMLQAVDSLPMNIGFLGKGNASLPEGLEAQIKAGVIGLKLHEDWGTSPASIDNCLTVADQYDIQVAIHTDTLNESGFVEDTLAAFKGRCIHTFHTEGAGGGHAPDIITACSKDYVLPSSTNPTRPYTVNTVDEHLDMLMVCHHLDPNIPEDVAFADSRIRRETIAAEDILHDIGVISMISSDSQAMGRVGEVVCRTWQTAHKMKVQRGLLPEDQERGADNFRAKRYIAKYTINSAITHGIAHEVGSVEVGKLADLVLWSPAFFGVKPATILKGGMIAAAPMGDPNASIPTPQPVHYRPMFGAFGKAASATRLTFVSQAALDANIGEELGLDSPLSACKGVRGVRKKDMKLNDACPHITVDPQTYEVHADGELLTCEPATELPLAQRYHLF, from the coding sequence ATGAAAATTTCCAGACAAGCCTACGCCGACATGTACGGCCCCACAGTAGGCGACCGCGTGCGCCTAGGCGACACCGAACTGTGGATCGAAGTAGAACAAGACCACACCCACTACGGCGACGAAGTAAAATTCGGCGGCGGCAAAGTCATCCGTGACGGCATGGGCCAAAGCCAACGGGTAGACGAAGCCGTCATGGACACCGTCATCACCAACGCCCTGATACTGGACTGGTGGGGCATCGTCAAAGCCGACATCGGCATCCAAAAAGGCCGCATCGCTGCCATCGGCAAAGCCGGCAACCCCGACACCCAGCCAGACGTCACCATCGTCATCGGCCCCGGCACCGAAATCATCGCCGGCGAAGGTAAAATCCTCACCGCCGGTGGCATCGACCCCCACATCCACTTCATCTGCCCCCAACAGGTAGAAGAAGCCCTGATGAGCGGCATCACCACCATGCTCGGCGGCGGCACCGGCCCGGCCACCGGCACCAACGCCACCACCTGCACACCCGGTGCCTGGCACATGGGCAAAATGCTGCAAGCCGTTGACAGCCTGCCCATGAACATCGGCTTTTTGGGCAAAGGCAACGCCAGCCTGCCCGAAGGGCTAGAAGCGCAAATCAAAGCCGGAGTCATCGGCCTCAAACTGCACGAAGACTGGGGCACCAGCCCGGCCAGCATCGACAACTGCCTGACCGTGGCGGACCAGTACGACATCCAAGTGGCCATCCACACCGACACCCTTAATGAATCCGGCTTTGTGGAAGACACGCTAGCCGCCTTCAAAGGCCGCTGCATCCACACCTTCCACACCGAAGGCGCGGGCGGCGGCCACGCACCCGACATCATCACCGCCTGCTCCAAGGATTACGTACTGCCGTCGTCCACCAACCCGACCCGGCCCTACACCGTAAACACCGTGGACGAACACCTAGACATGTTGATGGTGTGCCACCACTTGGACCCCAACATCCCCGAAGACGTGGCCTTCGCCGACTCCCGCATTCGCCGGGAAACCATCGCCGCCGAAGACATCCTGCACGACATTGGCGTGATCTCCATGATCTCCTCCGACTCACAGGCCATGGGCCGGGTAGGCGAAGTGGTGTGCCGTACCTGGCAAACCGCCCACAAAATGAAAGTGCAACGCGGCCTGCTGCCGGAAGACCAAGAACGAGGCGCCGACAACTTCCGCGCCAAACGCTACATCGCCAAGTACACCATCAACTCCGCCATCACCCACGGCATCGCCCACGAAGTCGGCTCGGTGGAAGTGGGCAAGCTGGCGGACTTGGTGCTCTGGAGCCCCGCGTTCTTTGGCGTGAAACCGGCCACCATCCTCAAGGGCGGCATGATTGCGGCAGCCCCCATGGGTGACCCGAATGCCTCGATCCCCACACCGCAGCCGGTGCATTACCGCCCCATGTTCGGTGCCTTCGGCAAAGCCGCCAGTGCCACCCGCCTGACCTTCGTCAGCCAGGCCGCGCTGGACGCCAACATTGGCGAAGAGCTGGGGCTGGACAGCCCGTTGTCTGCCTGCAAAGGCGTGCGGGGCGTGCGCAAGAAAGACATGAAACTGAACGACGCGTGCCCGCACATCACTGTGGACCCGCAAACCTACGAAGTGCACGCAGACGGCGAACTGCTCACCTGTGAGCCCGCCACCGAACTGCCCCTGGCCCAGCGCTACCATCTTTTTTAA
- the ureA gene encoding urease subunit gamma, whose protein sequence is MELTPRDKDKLLLFTAALLAERRKAKGLKLNYPEAIALISAEIMEGAREGRTVAELMSAGTEILTREDVMDGIADMIHEVQVEATFPDGTKLVTVHNPIV, encoded by the coding sequence ATGGAACTGACCCCGAGAGACAAAGACAAACTGCTGCTGTTCACCGCCGCCTTACTGGCCGAACGCCGAAAAGCCAAAGGCCTGAAACTGAACTACCCCGAAGCCATCGCCCTGATCAGCGCCGAAATCATGGAAGGCGCCCGCGAAGGCCGCACCGTAGCCGAACTCATGAGCGCCGGCACCGAAATACTCACCCGTGAAGACGTCATGGACGGCATCGCCGACATGATCCACGAAGTGCAGGTAGAGGCCACCTTCCCGGACGGAACAAAACTAGTCACCGTCCACAACCCCATAGTGTAA
- the urtA gene encoding urea ABC transporter substrate-binding protein has product MSLKKNVKLGLSALALSVSFHAMAAEDPIKVGVLHSLSGTMAISETALKDTMLMLIEKQNAAGGVLGRKLEPVVVDPASNWPLFAEKARELLEKEEVDVIFGNWTSVSRKSVLPVVEELNGLLFYPVQYEGEESSENVFYTGAAPNQQAIPAVDYLMNDIGVERWVLAGTDYVYPRTTNKVLETYLKDKGVAASDIMINYTPFGHSDWQSIVSDIKKFGSAGKKTAVVSTINGDANVPFYRELGNQGISASDIPVVAFSVGEQELAGIDTGPLVGHLAAWNYFMSVDTDANYDFIDAWVEFKGDEAAVTNDPMEAHYIGFNMYVEAVKKAGTADVDAVKDAIIGVSVPNLTGGYATMMPNHHITKPVLIGEIQDNGQFSVVWETPSTVAGDAWSDFLPGSKDLISDWRAPLRCGNFNVVTGTCGSSADVASK; this is encoded by the coding sequence ATGAGCCTGAAAAAAAACGTAAAGCTTGGCCTGTCTGCCTTGGCACTGTCGGTTTCCTTCCACGCGATGGCAGCGGAAGACCCCATCAAAGTGGGGGTGCTGCATTCATTGTCCGGCACCATGGCGATCAGTGAAACGGCACTGAAAGACACCATGCTAATGCTGATCGAAAAACAAAATGCCGCGGGTGGTGTGCTGGGCCGCAAGCTAGAGCCGGTGGTGGTTGACCCGGCGTCTAACTGGCCGCTGTTTGCCGAGAAAGCCCGGGAGTTGCTGGAAAAAGAAGAAGTCGACGTCATCTTTGGCAACTGGACCTCGGTGTCCCGTAAATCCGTGCTGCCGGTGGTCGAAGAATTGAACGGCCTGCTGTTCTACCCGGTGCAGTACGAGGGTGAAGAGTCTTCTGAAAACGTGTTCTACACCGGTGCAGCGCCTAACCAGCAGGCGATTCCCGCGGTGGACTACCTGATGAACGACATCGGCGTTGAACGCTGGGTGCTGGCGGGCACCGATTACGTTTACCCGCGCACCACCAACAAGGTGCTTGAGACCTACCTGAAAGACAAAGGTGTGGCGGCCAGCGACATCATGATCAACTACACGCCGTTTGGTCATTCCGATTGGCAGTCCATCGTCTCTGACATCAAGAAGTTCGGCAGCGCCGGCAAGAAAACCGCGGTGGTCTCAACCATCAACGGCGACGCCAACGTGCCTTTCTACCGTGAACTGGGCAACCAGGGCATTTCCGCCTCGGATATTCCGGTGGTGGCCTTCTCGGTGGGTGAGCAGGAGCTGGCGGGTATCGACACCGGCCCTCTGGTTGGTCACCTCGCCGCCTGGAACTACTTCATGAGCGTGGACACCGACGCCAACTACGACTTCATCGACGCCTGGGTGGAATTCAAAGGTGACGAAGCGGCCGTGACCAACGACCCGATGGAAGCCCACTACATTGGCTTCAACATGTACGTTGAGGCCGTGAAGAAAGCAGGTACCGCCGACGTAGACGCAGTGAAAGACGCCATCATCGGCGTGAGCGTGCCCAACCTCACCGGCGGCTACGCCACCATGATGCCGAACCATCACATCACCAAGCCGGTGCTGATTGGCGAGATTCAGGACAACGGCCAGTTCTCCGTGGTGTGGGAAACCCCGTCTACCGTAGCCGGCGATGCCTGGTCTGACTTCTTGCCCGGTTCGAAAGACCTGATCAGTGATTGGCGCGCACCGTTGCGCTGCGGCAACTTCAATGTGGTCACCGGCACCTGTGGCAGCTCGGCAGACGTAGCCTCCAAGTAA
- the ureE gene encoding urease accessory protein UreE gives MLELTKRLGDVNHAGIDPGEILDNLTLPYELRIRGRLRATTETNVDVGLFLDRGPVLRDGDLLQAKTGEIVRIRAAEEQVVTARIENGQPLARLCYHLGNRHVTLAIGMDEQGAYVRITPDHVLEELAERLGATLTHHTAPFDPEPGAYTQAGYSHGHGLSHSHDHDHGHSHGHRHEHAH, from the coding sequence ATGTTGGAACTAACAAAACGCCTTGGCGATGTGAACCACGCCGGGATCGACCCCGGCGAGATTCTGGACAACCTGACTTTGCCCTACGAGCTGCGCATCCGCGGCCGTTTGCGGGCCACCACCGAAACCAACGTGGATGTAGGCCTGTTTCTGGACCGCGGCCCGGTGCTGCGCGACGGCGACCTGCTGCAAGCCAAAACCGGCGAGATCGTCCGCATCCGCGCGGCGGAAGAACAGGTAGTCACCGCCCGCATTGAAAACGGCCAACCTCTGGCGCGCCTGTGCTACCACCTGGGCAATCGCCACGTAACGCTCGCCATCGGCATGGACGAGCAGGGTGCCTACGTGCGCATCACCCCGGACCACGTGCTGGAAGAACTGGCGGAACGTTTGGGCGCAACCCTGACCCACCACACCGCCCCGTTCGACCCGGAACCCGGTGCCTACACCCAAGCCGGGTATTCCCATGGCCACGGCCTCAGCCATTCACACGATCACGACCACGGGCACAGCCATGGCCACCGTCACGAACATGCCCACTGA
- the urtC gene encoding urea ABC transporter permease subunit UrtC yields the protein MASSQTWLFRPFQERSTQIFLGVLFSALVLVTFLHLFMPQDSALHVSAYTVTLLGKYLCYALLAVAVDLVWGYLGILSLGHGAFFALGGYAMGMYLMRQIGDRGTYGDPVLPDFMVFLNWQELPWYWLGFDMAWFAFIMVLLAPGLLALVFGFLAFRSRVTGVYLSIITQALTFALMLAFFRNEMGFGGNNGLTDFRDILGFNLRSDATRLGLFIATGVALAIGYVICRGIVTSKLGRVSVACRDAEARTRFLGYRVERVQLFVFAVSAMLAGVAGALYVPQVGIINPSEFSPLFSIEIVVWVALGGRATLYGAVIGAILVNYAKTVFTGVMPDAWLFALGALFVLVTVFLPKGIAGLLQKDRKTDTADDAPAAQEATA from the coding sequence ATGGCTTCATCACAAACCTGGCTGTTCCGGCCGTTTCAGGAACGTTCCACCCAGATCTTCCTTGGCGTGTTGTTCAGCGCCTTGGTGCTGGTCACCTTCCTGCACCTGTTCATGCCACAAGACAGCGCGCTGCACGTCAGCGCCTACACCGTAACCTTGCTGGGCAAGTATTTGTGCTACGCCTTGCTGGCGGTCGCCGTGGACTTGGTGTGGGGCTACCTCGGTATCCTCAGCCTCGGGCACGGTGCCTTCTTCGCCCTCGGCGGCTACGCCATGGGGATGTACCTGATGCGCCAGATCGGCGATCGCGGCACCTACGGCGACCCGGTGCTGCCAGACTTCATGGTGTTCCTGAACTGGCAGGAACTGCCCTGGTACTGGCTTGGCTTCGACATGGCCTGGTTCGCTTTCATCATGGTACTGCTGGCACCCGGCTTGTTGGCGTTGGTGTTCGGCTTCCTCGCCTTCCGCTCCCGGGTTACCGGCGTGTACCTGTCGATCATCACCCAGGCGCTGACCTTCGCCCTGATGCTGGCGTTCTTCCGCAACGAAATGGGCTTTGGTGGCAACAACGGCCTGACCGACTTCCGGGATATCCTCGGCTTTAACCTGCGCAGCGATGCCACAAGGCTCGGCTTGTTCATTGCCACCGGCGTGGCGCTGGCCATCGGTTATGTGATTTGCCGCGGCATTGTCACCAGCAAACTGGGCCGGGTCAGCGTTGCCTGCCGGGATGCCGAAGCCCGTACCCGCTTTCTGGGTTACCGGGTAGAGCGGGTGCAACTGTTCGTGTTTGCAGTATCCGCCATGCTGGCCGGGGTAGCCGGGGCTTTGTACGTGCCGCAAGTGGGCATCATCAATCCCAGTGAATTCTCGCCGCTGTTCTCCATCGAAATCGTGGTGTGGGTGGCCTTGGGTGGCCGCGCAACCCTCTATGGGGCCGTCATTGGCGCCATTCTGGTGAACTATGCCAAAACCGTGTTCACCGGCGTGATGCCGGATGCCTGGCTGTTCGCCCTTGGCGCACTGTTTGTGCTGGTGACCGTGTTCCTGCCCAAAGGCATTGCGGGCCTGTTGCAAAAAGACCGGAAAACCGACACCGCTGACGACGCGCCAGCTGCACAGGAGGCCACCGCATGA
- a CDS encoding urease accessory protein UreF produces the protein MATVTNMPTEAPIPQGSDLALLGLMQLVSPALPIGAFAWSQGLESAFELGWVNNEAELAQWIEGVLEDGLSRCELPLLVRLQSAWADSDAEALAQWNDWLHATRETAELSDEDSRLGAALVTLLRNLELLSEPHLIPEDPGYITMFAWVAHKRYVPVRQTLLGFAWAWLENQLAVACKALPLGHTSAQRIIEQLRPQLAAAVDIALERDDHELGPILPGLALGSALHETQYSRLFRS, from the coding sequence ATGGCCACCGTCACGAACATGCCCACTGAGGCTCCAATCCCGCAGGGGAGTGATCTGGCCTTGCTGGGCCTGATGCAACTGGTCAGCCCGGCACTGCCCATCGGTGCCTTTGCGTGGTCCCAAGGTTTGGAAAGCGCCTTTGAACTGGGTTGGGTGAACAACGAAGCCGAACTGGCCCAGTGGATTGAAGGCGTACTGGAAGACGGCCTAAGCCGCTGCGAATTGCCTCTACTGGTGCGTTTGCAGAGCGCCTGGGCCGACAGCGATGCCGAAGCGCTGGCGCAGTGGAACGACTGGCTGCACGCCACCCGGGAAACCGCCGAACTGAGCGACGAAGACAGCCGCTTAGGCGCGGCCCTCGTGACGCTGCTGCGCAACCTGGAACTGCTGTCCGAGCCACACCTGATACCGGAAGACCCCGGCTACATCACCATGTTCGCCTGGGTTGCCCACAAACGGTACGTGCCCGTGCGCCAAACGCTGCTCGGCTTCGCCTGGGCCTGGCTGGAAAACCAGCTCGCCGTGGCCTGCAAAGCGCTGCCCCTTGGCCACACCTCTGCCCAACGCATCATCGAACAGTTACGGCCACAACTGGCGGCCGCCGTAGACATTGCGCTGGAACGAGACGATCACGAACTCGGGCCCATCCTGCCGGGATTGGCGCTCGGAAGTGCCTTACACGAAACACAGTATTCACGGCTTTTCAGAAGCTGA
- the urtB gene encoding urea ABC transporter permease subunit UrtB, producing the protein MSIFRLLAGLVIVWCIAFGPSLATAQVQDDAAQMLLQRLVEASNAERTAVLKQISESGDERAREWLEAFSAGKLATVKENGTTVVVLSNVGRNWTVASALNGENLGKVSRRALATVRVNNALRSEVEGLLAVIDLTAANPDVRLAAARDLLGEVDGALVNQIEQRAQVDDNPAVRDMLATALAIHRLEQGDLSAVKTLSGSLNAKARAALNNASNSDDPVLAAAAAQALESIEQKLKMNRAAETLYFGLSLGSVLVLAAIGLAITFGVMGVINMAHGELIMLGAYTTWGMQQLFPGQPGLALILSIPAGFLVAALAGIAIERSVIQYLKGRPLETLLATFGISLILQQLVRTLVSPLNRSVVTPEWMSGSIMINEALSLTLNRLYVIGFALVVFAGLMLIMRKTRLGLEVRAVTQNRAMARSMGIKATKVDILTFALGSGVAGLAGVALSQITNVGPNLGQNYIIDSFMVVVFGGVGNLWGTLVAGLTLGTINQVLEPWAGAVLAKIMVLVMIILFIQKRPKGLFPQKGRAAEG; encoded by the coding sequence ATGAGCATCTTTCGATTGCTCGCCGGGCTAGTCATTGTCTGGTGTATCGCTTTTGGGCCGTCACTGGCGACCGCCCAAGTACAGGACGACGCAGCGCAAATGCTGTTGCAAAGGCTCGTGGAAGCCAGCAACGCCGAGCGAACCGCGGTTCTGAAACAAATTTCTGAAAGCGGTGACGAGCGCGCCCGGGAATGGCTGGAAGCCTTCTCGGCTGGCAAGCTCGCCACCGTTAAAGAGAACGGCACCACCGTGGTCGTTCTGAGCAACGTGGGCCGCAACTGGACGGTTGCCAGTGCCCTGAACGGGGAAAACCTGGGCAAAGTGTCGCGCCGGGCTCTGGCCACCGTTCGTGTGAATAACGCATTGCGCAGTGAGGTCGAAGGCCTGCTCGCCGTGATCGACCTTACTGCAGCCAACCCGGACGTTCGGCTAGCGGCCGCCCGGGATCTATTGGGTGAAGTCGATGGCGCATTGGTGAACCAAATTGAACAGCGTGCGCAGGTAGACGACAACCCCGCCGTGCGCGACATGCTCGCCACCGCCTTGGCCATTCACCGGCTGGAGCAGGGCGACCTAAGCGCGGTTAAAACCCTGTCGGGCAGTTTGAATGCCAAGGCCCGCGCCGCGTTGAACAACGCCAGCAACAGTGACGACCCGGTGCTCGCCGCCGCGGCCGCTCAAGCGCTCGAAAGCATAGAACAAAAACTGAAAATGAACCGCGCCGCCGAAACCTTGTACTTCGGCCTGTCCCTCGGTTCGGTCCTGGTATTGGCGGCGATTGGCCTGGCCATCACCTTTGGCGTGATGGGCGTGATCAACATGGCCCACGGCGAGCTGATCATGCTCGGCGCTTACACCACCTGGGGCATGCAGCAGCTATTCCCCGGCCAGCCGGGCTTGGCGTTGATTCTGTCGATTCCGGCCGGCTTCCTGGTCGCGGCGCTGGCGGGTATCGCCATTGAGCGCAGCGTTATCCAATATCTCAAAGGCCGCCCGCTTGAAACCCTGTTGGCCACCTTCGGCATCAGCCTGATTTTGCAACAACTGGTGCGCACCCTGGTGTCGCCGCTGAACCGCTCGGTGGTCACACCAGAGTGGATGAGCGGCTCGATCATGATCAACGAAGCCCTGTCACTCACCTTGAACCGCCTGTACGTCATCGGCTTCGCCTTGGTGGTGTTCGCAGGCCTGATGCTGATCATGCGCAAAACCCGTCTCGGCCTGGAAGTGCGCGCCGTTACCCAGAACCGGGCGATGGCTCGCTCCATGGGCATCAAAGCCACGAAAGTCGACATTCTCACCTTTGCCCTCGGCTCCGGCGTTGCCGGCCTGGCCGGTGTGGCGCTGTCACAAATCACCAACGTAGGGCCGAACCTGGGCCAGAACTACATCATCGATTCGTTCATGGTGGTGGTGTTCGGCGGTGTCGGTAACCTCTGGGGCACCTTGGTGGCCGGGCTCACGCTGGGCACCATCAATCAGGTTCTGGAACCTTGGGCTGGCGCGGTACTGGCCAAGATCATGGTGTTGGTCATGATCATCCTGTTCATTCAAAAACGGCCGAAGGGGCTCTTCCCCCAGAAAGGCCGGGCCGCGGAGGGCTGA
- a CDS encoding urease subunit beta, whose amino-acid sequence MTPGEFQIRDGDIELCAGRERITLDVANTGDRPIQIGSHYHFAEANPALNFDRAKARGFRLDIAAGTAIRFEPGQTRSVTLIPFVGKREIYGFRGEVMGKLEGNA is encoded by the coding sequence ATGACCCCCGGTGAATTCCAAATCCGCGACGGCGACATCGAACTCTGCGCTGGCCGCGAACGCATCACACTGGACGTCGCCAACACCGGCGACCGCCCAATACAAATCGGTTCCCACTACCACTTCGCCGAAGCCAACCCCGCACTCAACTTCGACCGCGCCAAAGCCCGCGGATTTCGGCTCGACATCGCCGCTGGCACCGCCATCCGCTTCGAACCCGGCCAAACCCGATCCGTCACCCTGATCCCGTTCGTTGGAAAACGGGAAATCTACGGGTTTCGCGGTGAAGTGATGGGTAAATTGGAGGGCAACGCATGA
- a CDS encoding ComEA family DNA-binding protein, translated as MKPTSFFAALVLLFSLATGFVHANEPSAVNINAADVATLSALTGIGQSKAEAIVAYREANGPFASVEDLANVKGIGARTVEKNAPRLAVK; from the coding sequence ATGAAACCTACGTCTTTTTTCGCTGCCCTTGTTCTGCTGTTTAGCCTGGCAACCGGTTTTGTTCACGCCAATGAACCCAGCGCGGTCAACATCAATGCCGCCGATGTGGCCACTCTGTCTGCCTTGACTGGCATTGGTCAAAGCAAAGCGGAAGCCATCGTGGCCTACCGTGAAGCCAACGGCCCGTTTGCGTCCGTTGAAGATTTGGCCAATGTAAAAGGTATTGGCGCCCGCACCGTTGAGAAGAACGCTCCGCGTCTTGCTGTAAAATAA